The Candidatus Nanosynbacter sp. HMT-352 region CTTGCGAAGAAAATTACACACATTGCCGACGCGCGAGATGAAAGTGCTCGCGGTAAGGTTAGAGTTGTTGTTGAACTGAAGAAAGATGCTTATCCAAAGAAGATTCTTAACCAATTGTATAAATTGACTGGATTACAAACATCATTCCATTATAATGTCCTGGCTTTGGTCAATGGTATTCAGCCTAAAGTTATGGGCTTAAAAGAGATTTTGGCGGAGTTTATTAAGCATCGTCAAGGAGTTATTCGACGCAGGACTGAGTTTGAACTTCGCAAAGCTAAGGAACGAGCTCATATATTGGAAGGTCTGAAAATTGCGCTTGATCATATTGACGAGGTAATTAAGACGATTCGCGAAAGTTATGACGACGCCGACAAGCGTTTGATGGAGCGATTTGGTCTGTCAGAAATCCAGGCGGCCGCAATTTTGGCGATGCAACTACGACGATTGCAGGGATTGGAGCGCGACAAGATTGAAGAAGAATTGAAACAACTCCACGAACTGATTAAGAAATTGGAGGCAATTCTGGCTGACGAGAATGAGATTTTGCGTGTCGTTAAGGAAGAATTGCTTGCTATGAAAGAAAAGTATGGCGATGAGCGGCGCAGTAAGATCATTAATCACGAATTAGGAAAGTTCTCTGATGAGGAATTGATTCCAGAGGAAGAGTCGGTAATTCTGCTTACAAGCGAAAATTACATCAAGCGAACCTTAGTAAGTGATTATCGTAGGCAAAATCGTGGCGGTAAAGGCAAGCGCGGTATGACGACTAAGGAAGAAGATGTTATCGACCAGGTCGTTCAGGCGAGCTCGCATGATTATCTATTATTCTTCACCAATATGGGTAGGATCTTCCGATTGAAGGCTTACGAAGTGCCAGCTGCCAGCCTAAGTGCGAAAGGTGTTGCCGCGGTTAACTTATTGCAACTTCAGCCAGAAGAGAAGATAACGGCAATTATCAAGCACGAAAAGAACGCCAACGAAGACGGATATCTGTTCATGGCGACAAAGAAGGGTACAGTTAAGAAGACTCCTGTGAAAGATTATGCCAATGTTCGTACGAATGGATTGATTGCTATTAAATTAGACGAAGGCGATGAGCTGCGCTGGATAAAGAGGACGACCGGCGAGAATGACGTGATTATCTCTACGTCTGCGGGGCAAGCTATTCGCTTTAATGAGAAAGATACGCGCCCAATGGGTAGATCAGCTCGTGGTGTTCGCGGCGTAAGATTACGTCCAAATGACTCTGTTGTTGGTATGGATATCGTTACGGGCGACGACCAAACCTTGCTGGTGGTTAGT contains the following coding sequences:
- the gyrA gene encoding DNA gyrase subunit A; the encoded protein is MADNDNKNIVEPEILNEESEVRGIEKSTVERVMEDSFLKYSMSVIIDRALPDVRDGLKPVNRRILYAMNKNGWRAPHATVKSAKIVGEVMGNYHPHGDSSIYDAMVNLAQPWKMRYTLVEGQGNFGSMDGDEPAASRYTEARMDKIGGELLSDIDKETVDFRDNFDGTEKEPVVLPSAVPNILLNGQMGIAVGMATNIPPHNLGEVVDATVAQIDNPEITLDELLTHIKGPDFPTGAEVYGGAPMRQAYETGRGSVTIRAVASIEERKNGRYSIIITEVPYGMSKEGFVDKVRELVLAKKITHIADARDESARGKVRVVVELKKDAYPKKILNQLYKLTGLQTSFHYNVLALVNGIQPKVMGLKEILAEFIKHRQGVIRRRTEFELRKAKERAHILEGLKIALDHIDEVIKTIRESYDDADKRLMERFGLSEIQAAAILAMQLRRLQGLERDKIEEELKQLHELIKKLEAILADENEILRVVKEELLAMKEKYGDERRSKIINHELGKFSDEELIPEEESVILLTSENYIKRTLVSDYRRQNRGGKGKRGMTTKEEDVIDQVVQASSHDYLLFFTNMGRIFRLKAYEVPAASLSAKGVAAVNLLQLQPEEKITAIIKHEKNANEDGYLFMATKKGTVKKTPVKDYANVRTNGLIAIKLDEGDELRWIKRTTGENDVIISTSAGQAIRFNEKDTRPMGRSARGVRGVRLRPNDSVVGMDIVTGDDQTLLVVSEKGFGKRTKVSNFPSHKRGGVGIKAAVVTAKTGPIISVQTIDPEITEALLVSQNGQTIRLGLSDIKLLGRTTQGVTIMRLSDGDAVSSIGLMADRPQDEGN